From Chiroxiphia lanceolata isolate bChiLan1 chromosome 11, bChiLan1.pri, whole genome shotgun sequence, the proteins below share one genomic window:
- the RBM5 gene encoding RNA-binding protein 5 produces MGSDKRVSRTERSGRYGSIVEREDRDERESRSRRRDDYKRSSEERRGDRYDDYRDYDSRDYDSRDYDSRDSRDCRDYDSRDYDSRDSRVCRDYDSRDSRDCRDYDSRDCRDYDSRDSRDYDCRDYDSRDCRDYDSRDSRDYDRDYDSRDYDSPERERERRNSDKSEDGYHSDGDYGEHDYRNDINDEKESKTIMLRGLPITVTENDIRELIESFEGPQPADVRLMKRKTGVSRGFAFVEFYHFQDATSWMEANQKKLVIQGKQIAMHYSNPRPKFEDWLCNKCCLYNFRRRLKCFRCGADKFDSEQEVPPGAAEAVQSVDYYCDTIILRNIAPHTVVESIMTALSPYASLAVNNIRLIKDKQTQQNRGFAFVQLSSAMDASQLLQILQSLQPPLKIDGKTIGVDFAKSARKDLLLPDGNRVSAFSVASTAIAAAQWSSTQPQTGEGSTLDYSYLQSGQDGYSQYAQYSQDYQQYYQNQGVLDTDTATISGAPVTTTTAAVVSQSPQLYNQQTNSPDSPTQSAPPTTSAQAQAAPPTGVVPGTKYAVPDTSTYQYDESSGYYYDPITGLYYDPNSQYYYNALTQQYLYWDGEKETYMPAAEGVTYQQTATTTTTKEVKEKKEKPKSKTAQQIAKDMERWAKSLNKQKENFKNSFQPLSTREEERKESAAADAGFALFEKKGALSERQQILPEVLKNGDDENPLKRGLVAAYSGDSDNDEDLLERMENEEEKLTDWKKMACLLCRRQFPNKDALIRHQQLSDLHKQNMDIYRRSKLSEQELEALELREREMKYRDRAAERREKYGIPEPPEPKRKKVYDAGTVNYEQPTKDGLDNSNIGNKMLQAMGWREGSGLGRKCQGITAPIEAQVRMRGAGLGAKGSSYGVSTADSYKDAVRKAMFARFTEME; encoded by the exons ATGGGCTCGGACAAGAG GGTGAGCAGGACGGAGCGGAGCGGCCGCTACGGCTCCATCGTGGAGAGGGAGGACCGCGACGAGCGGGAGTCCCGCAGCCGGCGCAGGGATGATTACAAGAGATCTAGTGAGGAGCGCCGCGGTGACCGCTACGATGACTATCGCGACTACGACAGCCGGGACTACGACAGCCGAGACTATGATAGCCGCGATAGCCGAGACTGCCGCGACTACGACAGCCGGGACTACGACAGCCGAGACAGCCGGGTCTGCCGGGACTACGACAGTCGCGACAGCCGCGATTGCCGCGACTACGATAGCCGCGATTGCCGCGACTACGACAGCAGGGACAGCCGAGACTACGATTGCCGGGACTACGACAGCCGGGATTGCCGAGACTACGACAGTCGCGATAGCCGAGACTACGATAGAGACTACGACAGCCGCGATTACGATAGCCCCGag AGGGAGCGGGAGCGCAGGAACAGCGACAAGTCAGAGGACGGGTACCATTCCGATGGCGATTACGGAGAGCACGACTACAGGAACGATATTAACGatgagaaagaaagcaagaccATCATGTTGCGTGGGCTCCCCATCACGGTTACGGAGAACGAT ATTCGCGAGCTTATTGAGTCCTTTGAAGGTCCTCAGCCTGCAGACGTGAGGCTGATGAAGAGAAAGACAG GTGTAAGCCGTGGTTTCGCCTTCGTGGAGTTTTATCACTTTCAAGATGCTACCAGCTGGATGGAAGCCAATCAG aaaaagcTGGTGATTCAAGGGAAGCAGATTGCAATGCACTACAGCAACCCCAGACCGAAATTTGAGGACTGGCTTTGCAACAAG TGCTGCCTCTACAACTTCAGAAGGAGACTAAAATGCTTCCGCTGTGGAGCGGACAAATTTG ATTCAGAACAGGAGGTAccacctggagcagcagaagccGTTCAGTCTGTGGATTATTATTGTGATA CCATCATTCTCCGAAACATTGCTCCTCACACGGTAGTGGAATCCATCATGACTGCCTTGTCTCCGTACGCATCCCTGGCTGTCAACAATATTCGTCTTATCAAAGACAAGCAGACCCAGCAGAACAGAGGCTTTGCGTTTGTGCAGCTGTCGTCTGCCATG GATGCTTCTCAACTGCTGCAGATTTTACAAAGTCTTCAGCCACCATTAAAAATTGACGGCAAAACAATTGGTGTTGACTTTGCAAAGAGTGCCAGAAA AGACCTGCTTCTCCCAGACGGTAACAGAGTCAGCGCCTTCTCTGTGGCAAGTACAGCCATTGCTGCAGCTCAGTGGTCGTCCACTCAG CCACAGACTGGAGAGGGCAGCACCCTTGACTACAGCTACCTCCAGTCAGGACAGGATGGCTACTCACAGTATGCTCAG tATTCCCAGGATTATCAGCAGTACTACCAAAATCAAGGAGTGTTGGACACAGACACAGCTACCATATCAG GAGCTCCGGTCACTACCACCACAGCTGCAGTTGTGTCCCAGAGTCCTCAGCTGTATAATCAGCAGACAAACTCACCTGACTCTCCG acacaATCAGCACCACCTACCACTAGCGCGcaagcacaggcagctcccCCGACTGGCGTCGTGCCTGGAACCAAGTATG ctgtCCCTGACACTTCCACCTACCAATATGATGAATCTTCAGGATATTATTATGATCCTATAACAGGGCTCTACTATGATCCTAATTCCCAG tATTACTACAATGCCTTAACCCAGCAGTACCTGTACTGGGATGGCGAGAAGGAGACGTACATGCCTGCTGCAGAAGGTGTCACGTACCAACAGACAGCTACCACAACCACCACCAAAGaagtgaaggagaagaaagagaagccTAAAAGTAAAACAGCTCAACAG ATTGCTAAAGACATGGAGCGCTGGGCAAAGAGTTTGAACAAGCAGAAAGAGAACTTCAAGAACAGCTTCCAGCCACTGAGCACCAGGGAGGAGGAACGGAAGGagtcagcagctgcagatgcaGGCTTTGCACTCTTTGAGAAAAAG GGAGCTCTGTCTGAGCGACAGCAGATCTTGCCAGAGGTGTTGAAAAACGGGGATGATGAAAATCCGCTGAAG CGTGGCCTCGTGGCTGCCTACAGTGGTGACAGTGATAACGATGAGGACTTACTGGAAAGAATGGAGAATGAGGAAGAGAAGCTGACTGACTGGAAGAAGATGGCTTGTCTGTTGTGTAGAAGGCAGTTCCCAAACAAAGATGCTCTGATTAGGCATCAGCAGCTATCTGACTTGCACAAG CAAAACATGGATATCTATAGAAGATCAAAGCTTTCCGAGCAGGAACTTGAAGCCTTGGAGCTGCGTGAGAGAGAG ATGAAATACAGAGACAGAGCGGCTGAGAGGCGGGAGAAGTACGGCATCCCAGAGCCCCCGGAGCCCAAGCGCAAGAAGGTCTATGATGCTGGCACAGT GAATTACGAGCAGCCCACCAAAGATGGCCTTGACAACAGTAATATTGGCAACAAGATGCTGCAGGCCATGGGCTGGAGGGAAGGTTCAGGCTTGGGAAGGAAATGTCAGGGCATCACAGCACCCATTGAG GCCCAAGTACGAATGAGAGGAGCTGGCTTGGGAGCCAAGGGCAGTTCCTACGGCGTCTCCACTGCAGATTCGTACAAAGATGCCGTGCGGAAAGCCATGTTCGCCCGCTTCACGGAGATGGAGTAA